The Clostridiales bacterium genome includes the window GGCAATGCGGCACGGCTTGCGAGATGCGGACTATCAGGGAGGCCGTGTGAGAAAGCTTTGGAAGAATCATAGGATGCTCGTGATCATCGCCGGAGCGGTGGCGTCTCTCGCGCTTGCCGCCGTTGCCGCCGCGGTCATTCTCGGTGCGGGAGAGTTTCAGGAGCCGCCAGCGCCCGAGGTGACTTCGGCGTGGCCGGTAGCCGAGCGAGAGCGCACGATCCCGCGGCCGCCCGAGCCGGTTCGGTGGCCGCTCACCGGCATCGACGCCGTTGATGCGGAGGCGCCAGCCGCAACGCGAATCGTCTCGGTGAAGATCGAGAACTCACCGGCTGCGCGCCCGCAATCCAATCTCGACAAGGCAGACGTCGTCTACGAGACGCTCACCGAAGGCGGCATCACCCGATTCAACGCGTTGTACCACAGCGAGGGTCCCGCCGATGTTGGACCGGTTCGCAGTGCCCGCATGTCCGATACCCAGGTCGTCCCGCAGTACGGCGCCCTGTTCGCGAATTCGGGATCGAGCACCGGGGTGAACCGTGCGCTACGCGCCGCCGGGATAGAGAATCTCAACCATGGGAGCACGGGAGTCGCGTATCGCCGGTCGCAGAGAAGGTCTGCGCCCCACAACCTGTACCTTGATGTCTCCCGCATCCGGGAAGTCGCCGCGGAACGCGGTCTGGCCACCACTCAGCGCCTCGAAGGCTTCGAGTTTTCGCCCGCGGTCGAATCGACGCTCGCCACGGTGCGGATCACCGTCCCGTTCTCCCGGGCCAATACGGTCGCGTGGACGTATGACGCCGAGGAGAACGTCTACCTGCGGGTCAACAACGGTTCGCCACACGTCGACGCCGTGTCCGGGGAGCAGTATTCGGCACGCAACGTGGTTGTCATGTGGGCTAGGACGAGCGCGACCGGACCATCCGGCATTGGCGGGACGACCCTTGAGATATCCCTTGTCGGTTCGAACCGGGCGACCGTCTTTCGTGACGGTGTGCGCATTGACTGCATGTGGGAGGCGAGCGCGGACAAGCCACCTGTGTTTCGCGATCCCGCTGGGCGGATCGTGCGGCTCGCTCCGGGAAACACGTGGTTCCAGGTGATTCCTGCCAACGTTGATATTGTCATCGAGTAAATGCGATTCTCGGCGGGCGGGGCGCTTGTCCCGCTTTGCGGAGCGCGGGTACAATCCAGTGACCGCGCCACCTCCCGGGCTGGTTGAACCGTACCGCCCTGAAAAGTAAGGAGCTCCGCACGTGAGTGAATCCACTGTTGAAACCGGTACGCTCAGGGTGAAGACCGGTCTGGCCGAGATGCTCAAAGGCGGCGTCATCATGGATGTCGTCAACGCCGAGCAAGCCAAGATCGCTGAAGACGCCGGTGCCGTCGCCGTCATGGCGCTCGAACGGGTTCCGGCTGACATTCGCGCCGTTGGCGGTGTGGCCCGCATGGCGGACCCGAGCAAGGTCGTCGAGATAATGGACGCCGTCACGATCCCGGTCATGGCCAAATGCCGCATCGGCCACTTTGTTGAGGCGCAGGTGCTTGAGTCGCTCGGTGTCGACTACATCGATGAGTCCGAGGTGCTCACGCCCGCAGATGAGCAGTACCACGTTGACAAGCGGGAGTTCACCGTGCCTTTTGTCTGCGGCGCTCGTGATCTGGGCGAGGCGCTCCGCCGGATTGCCGAGGGCGCGGCGATGCTTCGCACCAAGGGAGAGCCGGGCACCGGTAACGTCGTGGAGGCGGTCCGCCACATGCGTACCATGACCGATGGCATCGCATGGGCATCGAGCATCCGTGCCGAGCAGCTCTATGACGCCGCCAAACAACTCGGCGCTCCGGTCGAACTCGTCCGGTGGGTACGCGAGCACAAGCGGCTTCCGGTGGTCAACTTCTCGGCAGGCGGCATCGCGACCCCCGCCGACGCCGCGCTCATGATGCAGCTTGGGTGCGATGGCGTGTTCGTGGGATCTGGCATTTTTAAGAGCGGAGACCCGTCCTTGCGTGCGCGTGCGATCGTCGAGGCGACGACGCACTTCGAAGACCCGGATGTGATCGCGAGGGTTTCGCGTGACCTCGGTGAAGCGATGGTGGGGATCAACATTTCCGAGATTCCCGACGCAGAGCGGATGCAGGAGCGGGGCTGGTAGCCGTGCGCGTCGGCGTGCTTGCCCTTCAGGGGGCGTTTCGCGAGCACATCGTGATTCTTGGGGCGCTCGGCGTGGAGGCAGACGCGATCCGTAAGCCCGAGCAGCTTGCCGCGTGCTCCGGGCTCATCGTGCCGGGTGGCGAGTCAACCGCGATCGCCAAGCTCATGAAAGCATACGATTTCTACGATCCGATCATCCAGCACTACGGTGCGGGACTGGCTGTGTGGGGAACGTGCGCGGGCGCGATCCTGCTTGCGAGCGGGATCATCGACGCGGTCGAAGGGCAGCGCGGACTCGAACTCATGAACATCGTTGTACGGCGCAACGCGTTTGGACGGCAGGCCGCGTCATTTGAGGCCGATCTTGATATTGCTGATCTTGCGGGCGGCGCGTTTCGCGGAGTATTCATCAGGGCCCCGTGGATCGAGAGCGTGGGTAAGTCGGCGCGCGTGCTCGCGACCCACGACGGTCACGTCGTCGCGGCGAGGCAGGATAGCCTTCTTGCGACAGTATTTCATCCAGAACTTACGGGTGATGTGCGCATGCATGCGTACTTCGTCGAGGAGGTCATCGGTTCTGCACGTCGATGATCAGGCGTGCCGCTCGGCCATCGGCGTGATACCCGCAACTCCACGAAGGGACTCCGGGCAATGGCAGGTCATTCGAAGTGGGCGACGACGAAGCATCGTAAGGCTGCGCAGGACAAGAAGCGCTCCGCGCTGTTTAGCAAGTTGTCGCGCATGGTCACGGTGGCCGCTAAAGCCGGCGGCGATCCTAATCCCGAGAACAACGCGTCGCTTGCGGCAGCTATCGCGAAGGCGAAGAGCTACTCTCTGCCCAAAGACAAGATAGAGAGCGCGATCGCTAAAGCGTTTGGCCCTGGCGGGGGCGCGAACTACGATGAAGTGGTGTACGAGGGATACGGTCCAGCTGGTGTCGCCCTCTACATCGAGGCGTTGACCGACAACCGCAACCGGACCGCGGCAGACGTGAGGAGCGCCTTCTCGCGGGCGGGCGGAAACCTCGGAGCGAGCGGATCGGTTGCGTTTCAGTTTGAGCGAAAGGGCGAGATTGCGCTCGAGACCAAGGGACTTCCAGACGAAGATGAACTGATGCTCCTGGTCGCCGAGGCAGGCGGTGAGGACCTCGTTGGCGGGAGCGGCGAGTGGTTTGTCTACACCGCTGCCGGTGATGTGATGGGAGTGAAGGCGGCACTGGATGAGGCGGGTATCCCCGTCAAAGGCGCCGAGCTCGTCATGGAGCCGGTCACTACGACGGCGGTCACAGTCGAAGAAGCCAAGAAGGTGCTCCGTCTCGTCGATGCGCTTGAGGACCATGACGACATCCAGGCGGTCTACCACACGATGGAGCTCACAGCCGAGATACAGGCTGCACTCGAAGAGTGAGGTGCGCGGTGGTATCCTGAACGTATGTTCGATTCCCGCCCGAGGAGGTGTGTGTTCGCGTGGTGATACTCGGCATCGATCCAGGACTCGCAAACACCGGTTGGGGCGTAGTAGAACAGGATGGCTCGCGATTCCGCTGTATCGCGTACGGTTGCGTAGAGACCGCGCCGGGCACCCGGTTGCCTGATCGGCTCGCCGAGATACACGACGCTCTCAGGGCGGTCGTCGACAGGTATCAGCCACACTCGTGCGCGATCGAGAACGTGTACTTCTCGATCAATGTTAAGACGGCGTTTGCGACCGGACAGGCACGCGGCGTCGCGCTTTTGGCCACGAGAGGGCTTTCGGCAGGGACGGCGGAGTATGGTCCCGGCGAGGTGAAGCTTGCCGTGGTGGGCACTGGATCGGCCCAAAAGAAGCAGGTTCAGTACATGGTCCGTTCGATTCTCGGTCTTGCGGAGGAACCCGCTCCCGATCATGCCGCTGACGCCTTGGCTCTCGCTATCTGCCACGCGAACAATCGCCGAGGAGTACTAGCTGAGGAAGGGTGCTGATGATCGCGACGCTGACCGGACGTGTCGCGTTCCAGGGAACCGCTCACTGCGTCATCGATGTGGGCGGCATCGGTTTCAGGCTTGCGATGTCGACCGGCTCACTTGCGGGGTTGCCGCACATCGGCGACACAGTGACTGTGCACACGTATCTGCTCGTACGGCCCGAAGAGCTTGCGTTGTTCGGTTTTGAGAGCGAGTCAGAAAGGGAGTTGTTCGAGCGGCTCATCACCGTGAGCGGCGTCGGTCCCAAAGTCGCGCTCGCGGCGCTTTCCACGTGGAGTCCGCCGGAGATGATAGAGGCTATCGTCACCGAGGACACGGCCGCTATAACTTCGATACCTGGAGTCGGCAAGAAGACGGCCCAGCGGATCATCCTCGATTTGAAAGACGCGCTTGGCGCGCCGCCGGCTGGCGCGAGGGTGCCGCTAGGATCAG containing:
- a CDS encoding DUF3048 domain-containing protein gives rise to the protein MRKLWKNHRMLVIIAGAVASLALAAVAAAVILGAGEFQEPPAPEVTSAWPVAERERTIPRPPEPVRWPLTGIDAVDAEAPAATRIVSVKIENSPAARPQSNLDKADVVYETLTEGGITRFNALYHSEGPADVGPVRSARMSDTQVVPQYGALFANSGSSTGVNRALRAAGIENLNHGSTGVAYRRSQRRSAPHNLYLDVSRIREVAAERGLATTQRLEGFEFSPAVESTLATVRITVPFSRANTVAWTYDAEENVYLRVNNGSPHVDAVSGEQYSARNVVVMWARTSATGPSGIGGTTLEISLVGSNRATVFRDGVRIDCMWEASADKPPVFRDPAGRIVRLAPGNTWFQVIPANVDIVIE
- the pdxS gene encoding pyridoxal 5'-phosphate synthase lyase subunit PdxS, producing MSESTVETGTLRVKTGLAEMLKGGVIMDVVNAEQAKIAEDAGAVAVMALERVPADIRAVGGVARMADPSKVVEIMDAVTIPVMAKCRIGHFVEAQVLESLGVDYIDESEVLTPADEQYHVDKREFTVPFVCGARDLGEALRRIAEGAAMLRTKGEPGTGNVVEAVRHMRTMTDGIAWASSIRAEQLYDAAKQLGAPVELVRWVREHKRLPVVNFSAGGIATPADAALMMQLGCDGVFVGSGIFKSGDPSLRARAIVEATTHFEDPDVIARVSRDLGEAMVGINISEIPDAERMQERGW
- the pdxT gene encoding pyridoxal 5'-phosphate synthase glutaminase subunit PdxT, with translation MRVGVLALQGAFREHIVILGALGVEADAIRKPEQLAACSGLIVPGGESTAIAKLMKAYDFYDPIIQHYGAGLAVWGTCAGAILLASGIIDAVEGQRGLELMNIVVRRNAFGRQAASFEADLDIADLAGGAFRGVFIRAPWIESVGKSARVLATHDGHVVAARQDSLLATVFHPELTGDVRMHAYFVEEVIGSARR
- a CDS encoding YebC/PmpR family DNA-binding transcriptional regulator; its protein translation is MAGHSKWATTKHRKAAQDKKRSALFSKLSRMVTVAAKAGGDPNPENNASLAAAIAKAKSYSLPKDKIESAIAKAFGPGGGANYDEVVYEGYGPAGVALYIEALTDNRNRTAADVRSAFSRAGGNLGASGSVAFQFERKGEIALETKGLPDEDELMLLVAEAGGEDLVGGSGEWFVYTAAGDVMGVKAALDEAGIPVKGAELVMEPVTTTAVTVEEAKKVLRLVDALEDHDDIQAVYHTMELTAEIQAALEE
- the ruvC gene encoding crossover junction endodeoxyribonuclease RuvC gives rise to the protein MVILGIDPGLANTGWGVVEQDGSRFRCIAYGCVETAPGTRLPDRLAEIHDALRAVVDRYQPHSCAIENVYFSINVKTAFATGQARGVALLATRGLSAGTAEYGPGEVKLAVVGTGSAQKKQVQYMVRSILGLAEEPAPDHAADALALAICHANNRRGVLAEEGC
- the ruvA gene encoding Holliday junction branch migration protein RuvA, with the translated sequence MIATLTGRVAFQGTAHCVIDVGGIGFRLAMSTGSLAGLPHIGDTVTVHTYLLVRPEELALFGFESESERELFERLITVSGVGPKVALAALSTWSPPEMIEAIVTEDTAAITSIPGVGKKTAQRIILDLKDALGAPPAGARVPLGSGGAVAETRDALLTMGFSSAEVASVLGGVDAKMSSAELLKMALRRLGGGA